In the Clavelina lepadiformis chromosome 8, kaClaLepa1.1, whole genome shotgun sequence genome, one interval contains:
- the LOC143469502 gene encoding protocadherin 18-like yields the protein MKPRLINCVQVALLVLALDVAIPPMTSALPSPKVEIPFFEEQPKGTEIHNLKNDVSISVRPSVFFKLTGQYMTSSGGPIMKEWVALNEETGVITVNQRVDRETDCDADSLESCIIHVTVFQMPQRYFKTINLELEVVDVNDNSPVFPVPVISVNISEGSPVNTRKSLDKFLATDADIGDNSNIYYTLSRNNYFNIHSFKDPTDGTPRLDLVVNDELDYETAKVYELTLTATDRGTPAARLSRIKIRVGITDANDNEPVFAKQTYRLDLRENMEPGSVITTVHATDADSGVRGEVRYFVPVSGNTRAARNLVTVDPVTGNIMLKEPLDREKHDNLQITIGARDRMARNSRKGKTILDIHVKDENDNAPVIHVNIIVEANDTTAFVPESARVGTYVAQITAEDADAGVNGEVTMEISTSLLSPPTDETAVGNDDTIAADFSSENAVSQYFVLDQEKGLIATDKLLDREKYPGFLVSILACDNGVEPMCSEKNLTIKVLDENDHSPQFSKTTKLIQLREDTEVGTHVTVVKASDRDAIYQPAFRLSKDLRTVEKSRNGEVHFKLFGGGRCFHIDEETGLIRLVGALDYEKKKAWKLKIMAKDEGEPSKSANITINVKVTDVNDNRPVFSNPAINNSTVPATIQSDEIITRIKAIDYDEGSHSEVHYSITTEDEGITPPRKFILDRFKGDLRLNMSNPHLKDMIGTHTIMIKAQDLGSPSQSSFTTLRIEVYDVPLALLPTSIKQYDGLEDGKNDYTIILIASLAAATLLLVLVLTAVVVKCKRENKEIRTYNCRNAESKKGWQLSESHATLPGDVIVTPSNHLMASRDSNLNTVEWNKNLGIRNNYSPSPVVLSNTGSLSNVSQRTFERKMTSFSKDPRKDKQPVTSQVDGDSGRGDSDHDTGSCEDKESLRHDKARQQQADQGQHNYSDVVVLDAPNEDSMGPLCTHLCRQYGHSDACWMHVLDEQTPQQQHYLPYDVDQRPNTARGYSSYLLNSQSCLETICETQPLHSVLGSEDPTQDEYDQNIDSSYQDSSATSHVALLNRYDADCCPQVSAMVSSASYNQLHCQSPASSDRMTPVPAPRLTPAEAGSRNNLLTDKRHSVSDMFHDGVGITSNPATPSSYYPSSASNPTTPSHYGAYGLRSESPTSASKRRSTTSLHGELLHRRFLAAAQGAPKSNPSPLSHHYGEVSMEETQQIIDDIDQLIDH from the exons ATGAAACCGCGCTTAATTAACTGCGTGCAAGTAGCACTGCTTGTGTTAGCACTTGATGTGGCAATACCGCCGATGACGTCAGCTTTGCCATCGCCGAAAGTTGAAATCCCGTTTTTCGAAGAACAACCAAAAG GTACAGAGATTCACAACTTGAAGAATGACGTCTCCATCTCTGTGAGACCATCCGTATTTTTCAAGCTCACTGGACAATACATGACATCTAGCGGCGGCCCAATTATGAAAGAGTGGGTCGCACTAAACGAAGAGACAGGAGTAATCACAGTGAACCAGCGCGTTGACCGTGAGACGGATTGCGATGCCGACAGCTTGGAGTCGTGTATTATTCATGTCACG GTGTTCCAAATGCCACAGAGATACTTTAAAACGATAAACCTGGAGTTGGAAGTTGTTGACGTTAATGATAATTCGCCGGTCTTCCCAGTGCCAGTGATCTCGGTCAACATTAGCGAGGGATCACCGGTCAACACCAGGAAGAGTTTGGACAAATTTCTCGCAACGGATGCCGATATCG gCGATAATTCTAACATCTACTACACACTTTCTCGTAACAACTACTTCAACATTCACTCATTCAAAGACCCGACTGATGGCACCCCCCGACTAGACCTTGTCGTCAATGATGAGCTTG ACTATGAGACAGCGAAAGTTTATGAACTAACCTTGACCGCGACGGACAGGGGAACCCCCGCAGCGAGGTTAAGTCGGATCAAGATTAGAGTCGGGATCACAGACGCCAATGACAATGAACCAGTGTTTGCGAAACAG ACCTACCGGCTCGATCTAAGAGAAAACATGGAACCTGGTTCGGTTATCACAACTGTTCATGCGACCGACGCCGACAGCGGTGTGCGCGGGGAAGTGCGGTATTTTGTGCCGGTATCGGGAAACACTCGTGCCGCGCGAAATCTTGTAACCGTCGATCCAGTAACTGGGAATATCATGCTGAAGGAACCTCTCGATAGGGAAAAGCATGATAA CCTTCAGATAACGATCGGCGCAAGGGACCGAATGGCAAGAAACAGTAGAAAAGGAAAAACAATTCTTGATATACATGTCAAAGATGAGAACGATAACGCACCAGTGATTCACGTAAACATCATTGTCGAGGCGAATGACACTACGG CTTTTGTACCGGAATCGGCCAGAGTCGGTACATACGTCGCGCAAATCACAGCTGAAGACGCAGACGCTGGCGTGAATGGCGAAGTTACCATGGAAATTTCAACGTCGTTGCTTTCTCCACCTACTGATGAAACTGCTGTTGGAAACGACGATACTATCGCAGCGGATTTTTCAAGTGAAAACGCCGTCAGCCAGTACTTTGTGCTTGACCAGGAAAAAGGATTAATTGCCACCGACAAGCTGCTGGACAGGGAAAAATATCCCGGTTTTCTAGTCAGCATACTTGCGTGCGATAACGGCGTTGAACCTAT GTGCTCCGAGAAAAATCTCACGATCAAAGTTCTCGATGAAAATGACCATTCTCCCCAGTTTTCCAAAACAACCAAGCTTATTCAGTTACGGGAAGACACCGAAGTGGGAACTCACGTGACCGTTGTTAAAGCATCCGATCGTGACGCGATATACCAACCTGCTTTCAGGCTGAGCAAA GATCTAAGAACTGTGGAGAAATCTCGTAACGGCGAAGTCCATTTTAAACTATTTGGAGGAGGAAGATGTTTTCATATTGATGAAGAAACTGGACTTATTCGGCTCGTGGGAGCGCTCGATTACGAAAAAAAGAAAGCGTGGAAA CTCAAGATCATGGCAAAAGACGAAGGCGAGCCGAGCAAGTCAGCAAACATAACCATCAATGTTAAAGTGACTGATGTCAACGACAATCGACCCGTGTTCTCAAATCCGGCAATTAACAATTCAACCGTGCCCGCCACTATCCAGAGCGATGAAATTATAACAAGAATAAAG GCAATTGATTATGACGAGGGTTCCCACTCGGAAGTCCATTATTCGATAACAACGGAAGACGAAGGCATAACACCCCCTCGAAAATTCATCCTCGACCGATTTAAGGGCGACCTGAGACTCAATATGAGTAATCCGCATCTCAAAGACATGATCGGAACACACACCATTATGATTAAG GCGCAAGATTTAGGCAGTCCTTCACAGAGCAGCTTTACAACGTTACGCATTGAAGTTTACGACGTTCCTCTTGCTCTCCTGCCAACATCCATCAAACAGTACGACGGGCTGGAGGACGGAAAGAACGATTATACGATCATCCTCATTGCTTCCCTTGCAGCCGCCACCCTCCTCTTGGTTCTCGTGTTGACCGCGGTTGTTGTAAAATGCAAGAGAGAGAACAAG gaaattcGAACGTACAATTGCCGAAACGCCGAGTCGAAAAAAGGCTGGCAACTAAGCGAGAGCCACGCCACCCTGCCTGGTGACGTTATTGTTACGCCATCCAACCACTTGATGGCGTCAAGAGATTCTAACTTGAATACCGTTGAATGGAATAAAAACCTTGGAATCAG AAATAATTACAGTCCAAGTCCTGTGGTACTTAGTAACACGGGTAGTTTATCAAATGTATCACAAAGAAcctttgaaagaaaaatgacCAGTTTCTCAAAG GATCCTCGTAAAGACAAACAACCAGTGACATCACAAGTAGATGGGGACAGCGGAAGGGGCGACAGCGACCACGACACCGGAAGTTGTGAGGATAAAG AATCATTACGTCACGACAAAGCAAGACAGCAACAGGCTGACCAAGGTCAACATAATTATTCTGACGTCGTTGTACTGGATGCACCGAATGAGGACAGCATGGGGCCGCTATGTACTCATCTTTGCCGACAGTATGGACACAGTGATGCATGCTGGATGCATGTGCTAG ATGAGCAAACTCCACAGCAGCAGCACTACTTGCCTTACGACGTTGATCAGAGACCTAACACAGCGCGCGGTTATTCATCCTATCTACTCAATAGCCAGAGCTGCCTGGAAACGATTTGTGAAACTCAGCCTCTTCATTCAGTCTTAGGAAGCGAAGATCCCACCCAAGACGAGTATGACCAAAATATAGACTCCTCCTACCAAGACTCTTCAGCAACATCCCACGTTGCTCTTTTAAACCGGTACGATGCGGATTGTTGTCCACAAGTCTCCGCCATGGTCAGTTCTGCTTCATACAACCAGCTCCATTGTCAATCCCCGGCTTCATCGGACAGGATGACCCCGGTACCAGCCCCCAGACTAACTCCGGCTGAAGCAGGATCAAGGAACAATCTTTTAACGGATAAACGTCACTCGGTATCGGATATGTTCCACGACGGTGTCGGAATCACCAGTAACCCGGCTACCCCGTCCTCTTATTACCCATCCAGTGCGTCCAACCCCACCACTCCGTCACATTACGGGGCCTACGGATTGCGGAGCGAGAGTCCAACGAGTGCGAGCAAGAGGAGATCGACCACTTCTCTTCACGGAGAGCTTCTCCATCGGAGGTTTCTCGCCGCCGCCCAGGGGGCTCCGAAATCGAATCCGTCTCCTCTTTCGCACCATTACGGGGAGGTCTCGATGGAAGAAACTCAGCAGATTATTGATGACATCGATCAACTCATTGACCATTAg